The Montipora capricornis isolate CH-2021 chromosome 6, ASM3666992v2, whole genome shotgun sequence genome has a window encoding:
- the LOC138053914 gene encoding craniofacial development protein 2-like, producing the protein MERVLAVLGKLLAPTIAQARWEVDKICGDGVKAYRQPWPAGIHNSGGKTKKSTTNLILASWNVRTLLDNEERPERRTALISRELERYKIDIAALQETRFSDQGHLKEKTHTYYWSGKPSGERREAGVASAISNHLVKELESLPTGKNDRLISLRIHIGQQRYLTLISAHAPTMTNDIETKELFYQSLDSLLSETPAADKLIILGDCNARVGKDHEAWPQTLGKFGRGKMNSNGEMLLTKCSEYQLAITNTFFNFSDKWYYSWKHPRSKHPTLLDYIITRRSDLRDFRSTRAMRGAECCTDHFMIRAKCNIKPKPPPLKKKGSKPPKKLNVEKLKNQTEKDKLVTAISENLPTGTIEEQWEALKNVVYIAASDVLGKPTRKHADWFDESNEEIMELINEKNLLFQKTLDSRCTRATKNKYKGVKSELQKKLRNMKNNWWTKKAAEIQSLADRNDSKAFFASLKKVYGPQGACLDPVKSIDGSMLHTEKDKIMERWREHFNLLLNPESSRSWCQQHPTATCQVPHGRATNCRRT; encoded by the exons ATGGAGAGGGTGCTAGCAGTACTGGGCAAGCTGCTTGCTCCTACAATTGCCCAAGCTAGGTGGGAAGTTGACAAGATCTGTGGCGATGGAGTAAAAGCATACCGGCAG CCGTGGCCAGCGGGAATCCACAACAgcggtggaaaaacaaagaaatcaactaCTAATCTTATCCTGGCATCATGGAATGTCAGAACCCTGTTAGACAATGAAGAGCGACCTGAAAGAAGAACAGCTCTTATCTCTCGAGAACTAGAACGTTACAAGATTGACATTGCAGCACTGCAAGAGACTCGCTTTTCTGACCAGGGACACCTCAAGGAAAAAACTCACACCTACTACTGGTCTGGCAAACCATCTGGTGAGCGAAGAGAAGCAGGGGTTGCTTCTGCAATATCAAATCATCTTGTTAAAGAACTTGAGTCACTGCCAACAGGAAAGAATGACCGTCTGATATCATTACGAATTCACATTGGTCAACAAAGATATCTGACACTGATCTCAGCCCATGCACCAACAATGACAAACGACATTGAGACTAAAGAGCTATTCTATCAATCACTGGACAGCTTGCTCTCCGAGACTCCTGCAGCTGACAAGCTCATTATATTAGGTGATTGCAATGCAAGAGTGGGAAAAGATCATGAAGCATGGCCACAAACATTGGGGAAGTTCGGAAGAGGGAAAATGAACTCAAATGGTGAAATGCTCTTAACAAAGTGTTCTGAATATCAACTGGCTATCACAAACACGTTCTTCAACTTCTCAGACAAGTGGTACTACTCATGGAAACATCCAAGATCTAAGCACCCTACTCTCCTGGACTACATCATTACTAGGAGATCTGATTTGAGGGACTTCCGCAGCACCAGAGCTATGAGGGGAGCCGAGTGCTGTACCGATCACTTCATGATCCGTGCCAAATGTAACATCAAACCAAAACCTCCtcctctgaagaaaaaagggtcAAAACCCCCCAAGAAACTGAACGTAGAGAAACTGAAGAACCAAACTGAGAAAGACAAACTTGTAACCGCGATTAGTGAAAATCTTCCAACTGGTACTATTGAAGAACAGTGGGAAGCCTTGAAAAATGTGGTCTATATTGCTGCATCAGACGTCCTCGGCAAACCTACTAGGAAGCATGCTGACTGGTTTGATGAATCCAATGAAGAAATCATGGAGCTCATCAATGAAAAGAATTTGCTGTTCCAGAAGACACTAGATAGTAGATGTACTAGAGCAACAAAGAACAAATACAAAGGTGTGAAATCTGAACTACAAAAGAAACTGCGAAACATGAAAAACAACTGGTGGACTAAGAAGGCAGCTGAAATCCAGAGTCTGGCAGACCGAAACGACTCTAAAGCGTTCTTTGCATCTCTGAAGAAAGTATATGGTCCGCAGGGTGCATGCTTGGACCCCGTGAAGAGCATTGATGGTAGCATGCTCCATACGGAGAAAGATAAGATTATGGAGAGGTGGAGAGAACACTTCAACCTTCTGCTAAACCCAGAGTCCAGTCGAAGTT